The Planctomycetaceae bacterium genomic interval TTTTCTTTTGTAAATGCACTTGCTTCCGGACCAAAATACATCACAGGCGTATCGGGCTTTTTTGTTTCAGGTGTGTCGACGCCGAGCAGTCTGATTCTGGTATGTTCGTACCTGCCGTCGGGGATGTTTATATCAATCGTATCGCCGTCAACGGCTTTTGTTACGATAAAAGTTTTCTTATGGTATTTGTCCCACTCATTTACATCCTGCGTTTGCGAAACAGGAACTGCGGGCTGGGGTATGAAATGATATGTTCTGTCGAGCCAAACTAAAACAGAAAGAAATAAAAAAGCCGAAAGCGTTAGAATCTTCTTTCGCAATCGGCTTTGAGCGTATTTCATTTTTTTATTTTTCAGATTATTTAGCCACCAAGCCACCAAGGCACCAAATTATTTAAGGGTATCTCTAAAAATTAACAAAATTTCGTGCAGTTCGCCGCACATTTGATATAGTTAGCTCATTGACAAGTAAATTACGGTTTTTCATATCATTGGCAAAGGATTTCTTATGATGCTCTCCGGACTTTTCGACT includes:
- a CDS encoding thermonuclease family protein, translated to MAWWLNNLKNKKMKYAQSRLRKKILTLSAFLFLSVLVWLDRTYHFIPQPAVPVSQTQDVNEWDKYHKKTFIVTKAVDGDTIDINIPDGRYEHTRIRLLGVDTPETKKPDTPVMYFGPEASAFTKEKTLGRKVTVIMDARSNPRDKYGRLLAHIQLDDGGILNEELISNGFAYADPRFSQSFNKEYAQLEKQAMKSKAGLWKKVTPDQMPKWRQKK